A single genomic interval of Spirosoma taeanense harbors:
- a CDS encoding cytochrome c oxidase subunit II, producing the protein MVYIIALLSVIFLGLAILVVSRMASVVKNAAGPVEENHIGMSNRINAALFMVFLVLGLIGVIWSFEHSSNYFLPEASAPHGRRTDSLFWLSMAIITAAFFVTNALLFIFAWRYQYRAGRKAAYYPENHKLELIWTVIPAVVMALLVFTGWRAWRDIMSEAPKDAQVFEIVGKQFNWIVRYPGVDNNKLGAYNYKLIDNSNDAGIDYTDEASFDDFTSTTELHIPVNKPVLLKIRARDVLHSVFIPHMRVKMDAVPGMPTRFWFVADKTTDEMRNQTGDQNFGYEIACTEVCGRGHFSMRIRLIVEDEASWQAWCKEQKPLLSSTPELAARIPANLKAKAAKYLPADGTTAAPADSSTASMQQGGGVSIVSAAIR; encoded by the coding sequence ATGGTTTATATAATTGCTCTGCTATCGGTAATCTTCCTTGGACTGGCCATTCTGGTCGTTTCTCGGATGGCCTCCGTCGTTAAGAACGCAGCCGGACCGGTTGAGGAAAATCACATTGGGATGAGTAATCGAATTAATGCGGCTTTGTTCATGGTATTTTTGGTACTTGGACTCATCGGCGTAATCTGGTCATTCGAGCATTCATCCAATTATTTCTTACCCGAAGCGTCAGCACCACACGGCCGCCGGACAGATTCCCTTTTCTGGTTGTCGATGGCTATCATTACAGCAGCATTTTTCGTAACGAATGCACTGTTGTTCATTTTTGCCTGGCGTTATCAATACCGGGCCGGCCGAAAAGCAGCCTATTATCCTGAAAACCACAAACTGGAGTTAATCTGGACAGTGATTCCTGCTGTTGTGATGGCTTTGCTGGTTTTCACAGGCTGGCGGGCGTGGCGGGACATTATGTCTGAAGCGCCAAAAGATGCGCAGGTCTTCGAAATTGTTGGTAAGCAGTTCAACTGGATTGTTCGCTATCCGGGTGTTGATAACAACAAGCTTGGTGCCTACAACTATAAGTTGATTGACAACAGCAATGATGCTGGAATCGACTATACTGATGAAGCCTCGTTTGATGATTTCACTTCAACTACGGAGTTGCATATCCCGGTAAATAAGCCTGTTCTCCTCAAAATTCGTGCACGGGACGTATTGCATAGCGTATTTATTCCGCATATGCGGGTGAAAATGGATGCTGTACCGGGAATGCCGACCCGTTTCTGGTTTGTTGCTGACAAGACAACAGATGAAATGCGAAATCAAACCGGAGATCAGAACTTCGGCTATGAGATTGCTTGTACAGAAGTCTGTGGGCGGGGTCATTTCTCTATGAGGATTCGCTTAATTGTAGAAGATGAAGCATCCTGGCAGGCATGGTGCAAAGAACAGAAGCCTTTATTAAGCTCAACACCTGAGCTGGCAGCTCGGATACCAGCCAATTTAAAAGCTAAGGCAGCAAAGTATTTACCGGCAGACGGTACAACAGCTGCTCCGGCTGATAGCTCGACAGCTTCTATGCAGCAGGGCGGTGGTGTTTCAATAGTGAGTGCTGCAATTCGTTAA
- a CDS encoding quinol:cytochrome C oxidoreductase, with product MASAHAIPSLDEQFEFTAESKRRLIIGIGAGVALVAIGAFLLASGVGGHDTHEVVHGVGASEGHDGGHHAYKWTNRLWANVWLNAIYFTGASVIGMFFISYNYLAQAGWSSAFKRVPEALPAYLPYMGVVVLAVFFLAGHDLFHWTNPGLYDKASADYVPIIAGKQGFLNTPFYLIRIVLYFTLWYVLWRMLRNFSLQEDLYGGTEYYDKSIKFGTAFLVIFGVTSSTSAWDFVMSIDTHWFSTMFGWYTLASWHVTGLAIITLTVVTLKERGYLQIVNESHLHDLGKFMFAFSIFWTYVWFAQFMLIYYANLPEETIYYRERFSGYGGIYKAPFFVNIFLNFVFPFLVLMTRDAKRTYIFLKIAAWGIIIGHYFDFYVNIMPGTVGEHAGFGPIEFGMILIFACGFMWSVSAQLTKANLIPKNHPMLEETLHHDI from the coding sequence ATGGCATCGGCTCACGCAATACCGTCATTAGACGAACAATTTGAATTCACTGCGGAATCCAAACGCCGACTCATCATTGGCATCGGAGCCGGAGTCGCGCTGGTAGCTATCGGCGCGTTTCTATTGGCGTCAGGTGTCGGCGGTCACGATACTCATGAAGTTGTTCACGGCGTCGGCGCCAGCGAAGGCCACGATGGCGGACATCATGCTTACAAATGGACGAACCGGTTGTGGGCAAACGTATGGCTGAATGCCATCTATTTCACAGGCGCATCCGTTATCGGGATGTTTTTCATTTCCTATAACTATTTGGCACAGGCAGGCTGGTCATCAGCTTTTAAACGGGTGCCAGAAGCCTTACCGGCTTATCTGCCTTATATGGGTGTTGTTGTGCTGGCTGTCTTTTTCCTAGCTGGACATGATTTATTCCATTGGACGAATCCTGGCTTATATGATAAGGCCAGTGCCGACTATGTTCCAATTATTGCTGGTAAACAGGGCTTTCTAAATACACCGTTTTATCTGATACGGATTGTCCTCTATTTCACCCTATGGTATGTTCTGTGGCGTATGCTACGTAATTTCTCCTTACAGGAAGATTTGTACGGTGGGACGGAGTACTACGATAAAAGCATCAAGTTCGGAACTGCTTTCCTGGTAATTTTTGGTGTAACTTCCTCTACATCCGCCTGGGACTTTGTGATGTCAATTGATACGCACTGGTTCAGTACGATGTTTGGCTGGTACACTCTAGCGAGCTGGCATGTTACGGGCCTGGCTATTATTACGCTGACTGTTGTTACGCTGAAAGAGCGCGGGTACTTACAAATCGTGAATGAGAGCCATCTGCATGATCTTGGCAAGTTTATGTTTGCCTTCAGTATCTTCTGGACGTACGTATGGTTTGCTCAGTTTATGCTGATTTATTACGCGAACCTGCCCGAAGAAACGATCTATTATCGGGAGCGTTTTTCCGGTTACGGTGGTATCTACAAAGCGCCGTTTTTTGTTAACATCTTCCTAAACTTTGTCTTTCCATTCCTTGTTCTGATGACAAGGGATGCTAAGCGGACATATATCTTTTTAAAGATAGCAGCCTGGGGTATTATCATCGGCCACTACTTTGATTTTTACGTTAACATCATGCCAGGAACGGTGGGAGAGCATGCTGGTTTTGGACCAATTGAGTTTGGTATGATTCTGATTTTCGCTTGCGGTTTTATGTGGTCAGTTTCGGCACAGTTGACGAAAGCAAATCTGATTCCTAAGAATCATCCGATGCTGGAGGAAACATTGCACCACGACATTTAA
- a CDS encoding c-type cytochrome, with translation MITKYTGVTALALVALLVGLTSCGDDHNDTGTEFAPQMYDAVSYEPYRQIRPNTVNPYGLNMRDPARGTVARPNYHTTFGSGDSTSTDLMIYNIPKDSIGLAERVLTNPIPETEKSLEEGKLLYGRYCIHCHGEGGKGDGLVGKEYKGVPSYSSDAYRTMNDGHIFHVITNGKGRMWPHGSQITPEERWKIVQYVHKLQQG, from the coding sequence ATGATAACCAAGTATACAGGCGTAACCGCTTTAGCACTCGTGGCACTGCTCGTAGGATTAACATCCTGTGGGGATGACCACAATGATACAGGAACAGAATTTGCTCCGCAGATGTATGATGCGGTTAGCTATGAACCTTATCGCCAGATTCGGCCCAATACCGTTAATCCGTATGGATTAAACATGCGTGATCCAGCTCGTGGTACGGTTGCTCGTCCAAACTATCATACGACGTTTGGCAGTGGGGACAGTACTTCAACGGACCTGATGATTTACAATATTCCTAAAGACAGCATCGGACTGGCTGAGCGGGTATTGACTAACCCAATACCAGAAACAGAAAAGTCTTTAGAAGAAGGTAAACTTCTGTATGGCCGTTATTGCATTCACTGCCATGGTGAAGGCGGTAAAGGAGATGGATTGGTAGGAAAAGAATACAAAGGGGTTCCGAGCTATTCATCTGATGCTTATAGAACCATGAATGACGGGCATATTTTCCACGTCATTACGAATGGAAAGGGTCGGATGTGGCCTCACGGATCGCAGATTACGCCCGAAGAACGGTGGAAGATTGTGCAGTACGTTCATAAACTGCAACAGGGATAA
- a CDS encoding DUF3341 domain-containing protein — protein sequence MSEINGNGKFLVGIYDDDDVVLKAVRDVKKAGVRIHEVYSPFPIHGLDVALGHPRTRLGIAAFLFGLTGTTLALLLTAYTESFDWPMIVGGKDSYSPIIYVPIFFELTVLICALGMVGTFLVSNGLGPTVKPLMYDLRTTDNKFAMAIDMSKNNLAEGDIERILKNSGAAEVNVKQF from the coding sequence ATGTCAGAGATAAATGGTAACGGTAAATTCCTAGTCGGCATCTATGATGATGATGACGTTGTACTGAAAGCCGTTAGAGATGTAAAAAAAGCTGGTGTTCGCATTCATGAAGTGTATAGTCCATTTCCTATTCACGGACTGGACGTAGCGCTCGGTCATCCGCGGACACGCCTGGGTATTGCCGCCTTCTTATTTGGCCTGACCGGGACTACTCTTGCCTTGTTGCTAACGGCCTATACAGAAAGCTTTGACTGGCCAATGATAGTAGGAGGTAAAGACTCCTATTCTCCCATTATTTATGTCCCAATCTTTTTTGAGTTAACCGTTCTTATTTGTGCTTTAGGAATGGTCGGGACATTCTTAGTATCAAATGGTCTGGGCCCAACAGTGAAACCCCTGATGTATGATTTACGTACGACGGACAACAAGTTCGCTATGGCTATTGACATGAGCAAAAACAACCTTGCTGAAGGCGACATTGAGCGAATTTTAAAGAACTCAGGTGCTGCTGAGGTAAATGTAAAGCAGTTCTAA
- the nrfD gene encoding NrfD/PsrC family molybdoenzyme membrane anchor subunit: MSHVTSAVRTPLITGGKTYADVTEDISRQVEGRPTREWTIAFTISVIVLIYGTACVFWTWWEGLGVWGLNKTVGWAWDITNFVWWVGIGHAGTLISAILLLFRQKWRTAVNRAAEAMTIFAVICAASFILMHMGRPWLAYWALPLPNTFGSLWVNFKSPLVWDVFAISTYFTVSLVFWYMGLLPDLATIRDRARSKVSRYIYGAFSLGWNGSAKTWARYEYMSLILAGLSTPLVLSVHTIVSMDFATSVIPGWHTTIFPPYFVAGAIFSGFAMVQNLMLIIRVVFKLEDYITVEHIESMNKVITLTGSIVGIAYLTEFFIAWYSGVEFETYAFINRATGPYWWAYWAMMTCNVISPQLFWSRAIRRSVVWTFTLSVVVNIGMWFERFVIIVTSLHRDYLPSSWAMFHPTLFDISDYIFSFGLFFTLFLLFAKFLPVVNMAEVKTIIKSSSEKLPVSVSGVAKGERVANPTFNKDVE; encoded by the coding sequence ATGTCGCATGTAACATCAGCCGTAAGAACTCCCCTTATCACCGGTGGCAAAACTTATGCCGACGTGACAGAGGATATCAGCAGACAGGTTGAGGGTCGACCCACCCGCGAGTGGACTATCGCCTTTACCATCTCGGTGATTGTACTAATTTACGGAACCGCCTGCGTGTTCTGGACCTGGTGGGAGGGCTTAGGTGTATGGGGGTTGAATAAAACCGTCGGCTGGGCCTGGGACATCACGAACTTCGTTTGGTGGGTCGGTATCGGTCATGCCGGTACGCTTATTTCGGCTATCCTGCTTTTGTTTCGGCAGAAATGGCGGACGGCGGTAAACCGGGCAGCAGAAGCCATGACTATTTTCGCCGTTATCTGTGCGGCCAGCTTCATTCTCATGCACATGGGCCGTCCCTGGCTAGCTTATTGGGCATTGCCTTTACCCAATACGTTTGGCTCGCTTTGGGTGAACTTCAAATCGCCACTTGTCTGGGATGTATTTGCCATCAGTACCTATTTCACTGTTTCGCTGGTATTCTGGTATATGGGTCTTCTGCCTGATCTGGCCACCATCCGTGACCGGGCGCGGAGTAAAGTATCACGGTATATTTATGGTGCGTTTTCCCTGGGCTGGAATGGCTCTGCCAAGACCTGGGCGCGTTATGAATATATGAGTTTGATTCTGGCGGGTCTTTCTACCCCGCTGGTATTATCAGTACATACGATTGTAAGTATGGACTTTGCTACGTCAGTTATTCCTGGCTGGCATACAACTATCTTCCCGCCCTACTTCGTTGCTGGTGCTATCTTCTCAGGCTTTGCCATGGTACAGAACCTGATGCTGATTATCCGGGTCGTGTTTAAGCTGGAAGATTATATTACAGTGGAGCACATCGAGTCGATGAACAAAGTCATTACCCTGACTGGCTCTATTGTAGGTATTGCTTATCTGACGGAGTTCTTTATTGCCTGGTACTCTGGAGTGGAATTTGAAACTTACGCGTTCATCAACCGGGCAACGGGTCCATACTGGTGGGCTTACTGGGCAATGATGACCTGTAACGTAATATCTCCGCAGCTGTTCTGGTCACGGGCTATCCGCCGGAGCGTTGTCTGGACGTTTACGTTATCGGTTGTCGTGAACATTGGTATGTGGTTTGAGCGATTTGTAATTATTGTTACTTCGCTGCACCGCGATTATCTGCCATCGAGCTGGGCAATGTTCCATCCAACGCTGTTTGATATCAGTGATTACATTTTCTCGTTCGGTTTATTCTTCACTTTATTCCTACTGTTCGCGAAGTTCCTGCCGGTAGTGAACATGGCTGAAGTTAAAACGATCATTAAATCGTCGTCGGAGAAGCTGCCGGTTTCGGTATCTGGCGTCGCAAAAGGTGAGCGAGTTGCAAATCCGACGTTTAACAAAGACGTAGAATAA
- a CDS encoding TAT-variant-translocated molybdopterin oxidoreductase encodes MENTTKRYWKGVEELRNDATFVKNANSEFANPDLSESSDDLGGLLGGSNTQRRDFLKVMGFGMAAVSLAACETPVHKAIPYINKPEFTFPSISDYYASTYIDGGDYASILVETREGRPIKIEGNPLSSISKGGTTARVQASVLSLYDIDKLNGPRRGETVIDWATADREIVNQLNSVASRGGAIRIVTSTILSPTTKAVIADFVAKYPTTRHIMYDANSAFGIVQANQASFGRAVIPSYDFSKAQTIVSLGADFLGTWIAPLEFARPYAQTRKVGAVGGGKKTMSRHYQFETGLSMTGANADYRGTYKPSQEGLVAVALYNQVAQKLGSASIGSASVNVQYLDKAAADLARSRGRALVVSGSNDPNVQIVVNALNNLLGSYGATIDLNTPVNYRQGNDQQMNAFIDEVKGGRVGAALFFGANPVYDHPRGAELAEALPRVTLSVSFADRADETASLSKYITPAPHFLECWGDAEPKAGHYSLIQPAITYIFKTRQFQSSLLTWAGRPNDYQAYLKNFWRTTYFPQASGFDSFDAFWIKCLHDGVFEPNKSQAVAVGGAAFTGNVAQAAAGIAQRYRPTTSMELALYEKVSVGTGSMANNPWLQEMPDPVSKACWDNYAAISQKTANDMGLAQNDLVTVSVNGKSIELPVLVQPGQADNTVSVAVGYGREKAGKAANGVGKNAFPLATLTNGYITYSAVNAKVDKAGGSREIAQTQTHDTVMGRRAVIQETKLADYQKNPMSGRYTPKVETSEGPTEPTNITLWHGYGKPNHSWGMVIDLNSCIGCNACVIGCQSENNIQVVGREEVIMRREMHWIRIDRYYSSDAEPEDFKELEVASSNPEVTFQPMLCQHCSNAPCETVCPVLATTHSTEGLNQMTYNRCIGTRYCANNCPYKVRRFNWFKYFDNDNFDYHFNNDLGKMVINPDVTVRSRGVIEKCSFCVQRIQEGKLTAKKERRRPMPDEIQTACAQACPTNAILFGDLNNPESTVSKITREEMEGRAFHVLEEINVRPQISYLTKIRNKDEEPQQKTRQESQV; translated from the coding sequence ATGGAAAATACAACTAAACGGTATTGGAAAGGGGTTGAGGAATTGCGCAATGATGCAACGTTCGTCAAGAATGCGAACAGCGAATTTGCCAATCCCGACCTAAGCGAATCGTCGGATGACCTCGGTGGTCTACTCGGTGGCTCGAACACCCAACGCCGTGATTTCTTAAAGGTAATGGGATTTGGAATGGCAGCCGTATCGTTGGCTGCCTGCGAAACACCTGTCCACAAAGCCATTCCGTATATCAATAAGCCGGAATTCACCTTCCCTTCTATATCCGACTACTACGCGTCAACGTATATTGATGGTGGCGATTATGCTTCTATTCTCGTGGAAACACGGGAAGGCCGGCCGATCAAAATTGAAGGAAATCCTCTGTCCAGCATATCTAAAGGAGGGACAACTGCCCGGGTTCAGGCGTCAGTTCTGTCACTTTACGATATCGATAAGCTGAACGGCCCCCGGCGCGGTGAAACGGTGATCGACTGGGCAACTGCCGATCGCGAAATCGTTAATCAGTTAAACTCGGTTGCCTCGCGGGGTGGTGCTATTCGGATCGTTACTTCTACGATTCTTAGCCCCACGACAAAGGCGGTAATTGCCGATTTCGTTGCTAAATATCCTACTACCCGCCACATTATGTATGATGCCAACTCTGCATTTGGCATTGTTCAGGCTAATCAGGCGTCTTTCGGTCGGGCGGTTATTCCTTCTTACGATTTCAGCAAAGCACAGACGATCGTTAGTCTTGGCGCCGATTTCCTCGGTACCTGGATTGCTCCGCTTGAATTCGCCCGTCCTTATGCACAAACACGTAAGGTTGGTGCTGTAGGCGGTGGCAAAAAGACTATGTCCCGGCACTACCAGTTTGAGACAGGATTGTCGATGACAGGTGCCAACGCCGATTATCGGGGTACCTACAAGCCTTCTCAGGAAGGTTTAGTTGCTGTAGCCCTGTATAATCAGGTGGCTCAGAAGTTGGGAAGCGCTTCCATCGGTTCCGCTTCCGTTAATGTTCAATATCTGGATAAAGCCGCTGCGGATCTGGCTCGTTCTCGTGGCCGGGCACTGGTTGTGTCAGGTTCAAATGATCCTAATGTTCAGATTGTTGTCAATGCGCTTAACAACTTGCTCGGCAGTTATGGTGCAACAATCGACCTGAATACGCCGGTTAATTACCGCCAAGGTAACGACCAGCAAATGAATGCGTTCATCGATGAAGTTAAAGGTGGACGTGTTGGGGCGGCTCTGTTCTTCGGGGCTAATCCCGTGTATGATCACCCACGAGGAGCTGAACTGGCTGAAGCGTTACCCAGAGTAACATTGTCGGTTTCATTCGCTGATCGTGCTGATGAGACAGCTTCTCTTTCAAAATACATTACGCCAGCTCCGCATTTCCTGGAGTGCTGGGGCGATGCTGAGCCAAAAGCCGGGCACTACAGCCTGATACAGCCGGCAATCACCTATATTTTCAAAACGCGGCAGTTTCAGTCAAGCCTGCTCACCTGGGCAGGACGTCCGAATGATTATCAGGCTTATCTGAAAAACTTCTGGCGTACGACCTATTTTCCGCAGGCAAGCGGCTTTGATTCTTTTGATGCTTTCTGGATCAAGTGTCTGCACGATGGCGTCTTTGAACCGAATAAAAGTCAGGCTGTAGCCGTGGGTGGAGCTGCGTTTACGGGTAATGTGGCCCAAGCGGCTGCTGGTATTGCCCAGCGGTACAGGCCAACAACTAGTATGGAACTGGCGCTCTATGAAAAAGTAAGCGTTGGAACGGGTTCTATGGCGAATAACCCCTGGTTGCAGGAGATGCCAGATCCGGTTTCAAAAGCCTGCTGGGACAACTATGCTGCCATATCGCAGAAGACCGCTAATGATATGGGCCTTGCTCAGAATGATCTGGTAACTGTATCGGTCAATGGTAAGTCAATCGAGCTGCCCGTATTGGTTCAGCCCGGTCAGGCAGACAATACGGTTTCGGTCGCCGTGGGGTATGGCCGTGAGAAAGCCGGCAAAGCAGCCAATGGTGTTGGTAAAAATGCTTTCCCGCTTGCGACGCTGACTAATGGGTATATTACCTACTCAGCTGTTAATGCTAAGGTCGATAAGGCTGGTGGATCGCGTGAGATTGCCCAAACGCAAACGCACGATACGGTCATGGGGCGTCGCGCTGTTATTCAGGAGACCAAACTGGCCGATTACCAGAAGAACCCGATGTCGGGCCGTTATACACCGAAGGTTGAAACATCCGAAGGACCAACGGAACCGACGAATATTACACTCTGGCATGGGTACGGTAAGCCGAACCATTCCTGGGGTATGGTTATCGATCTGAATTCCTGCATTGGTTGTAATGCCTGCGTAATTGGTTGCCAGTCAGAAAACAACATTCAGGTTGTTGGTCGTGAAGAAGTAATCATGCGTCGGGAAATGCACTGGATTCGCATTGACCGGTACTACAGCAGCGACGCCGAGCCTGAAGATTTCAAAGAACTGGAAGTGGCATCGTCTAACCCGGAGGTTACGTTCCAGCCGATGCTGTGCCAGCACTGCAGCAATGCTCCCTGCGAAACGGTATGTCCCGTACTGGCCACAACTCACAGCACAGAAGGGTTGAACCAGATGACGTACAACCGCTGCATCGGAACACGTTACTGCGCAAACAACTGTCCTTATAAAGTGCGCCGGTTCAACTGGTTCAAGTATTTCGATAACGACAATTTTGATTACCACTTTAACAATGACCTTGGTAAAATGGTAATCAACCCAGACGTTACTGTTCGGTCGCGGGGTGTAATTGAGAAGTGTTCCTTCTGCGTACAGCGGATTCAGGAAGGTAAACTAACGGCCAAGAAAGAACGTCGTCGGCCGATGCCGGATGAAATTCAGACCGCTTGCGCTCAGGCTTGTCCAACCAATGCAATCCTTTTTGGCGACCTGAACAATCCAGAAAGTACCGTTTCTAAAATTACCCGGGAAGAAATGGAAGGGCGTGCCTTCCACGTACTGGAAGAAATCAATGTGAGACCGCAAATCTCATATCTGACCAAGATTCGGAACAAGGACGAGGAGCCGCAACAGAAAACACGTCAGGAGTCGCAGGTGTAG
- a CDS encoding c-type cytochrome, producing MSHLSRLCGAVALSLTLLFNGAQVKAQDSVAAAGGGPAAATPAPSGGGDAEKGKALFTNNCAQCHAVTEEVVVGPGLKGIMQRTPGREWLHKWIRNSSAVIASGDPYANQVFNKFQKIQMSSFPNLTDADIDGILAYIDQASAPAQATVGGAGEAQARGGGGASAENGDGSISGPSELFTFVLVALLIVMLLVLGVLLVIVTILSRAVTPVTTEGVQTTAPLAQRLKEGLSSAFNNSTLRSIVIWLFILIATKESFDGLYSIGIQQGYAPKQPIAYSHKLHAGQYKIDCNYCHVGVNKGKSATIPSANICMNCHGVIKKESPEIQKIYAAIEQNRPIEWIRVHNLPDLAYFNHAQHVNVGNVQCQTCHGEIEKMEVVEQRSSLTMGWCIDCHRKTEVNTKDNAYYDKLVALHRKESKEPLKVANIGGLECSKCHY from the coding sequence ATGAGTCACTTATCCAGGCTTTGCGGGGCTGTTGCTCTGTCACTGACACTGTTATTTAACGGTGCTCAGGTAAAAGCGCAGGACTCGGTCGCAGCTGCCGGCGGTGGACCGGCCGCTGCCACTCCCGCTCCGTCAGGCGGAGGTGATGCCGAAAAGGGAAAAGCCCTGTTTACTAACAACTGTGCACAGTGCCATGCCGTAACGGAAGAAGTTGTTGTTGGCCCCGGTTTAAAAGGGATTATGCAGCGGACACCCGGTAGAGAATGGCTGCACAAATGGATTCGTAACTCGTCAGCAGTTATTGCCAGTGGCGATCCTTATGCGAACCAGGTTTTCAACAAATTCCAGAAGATCCAAATGTCGAGCTTCCCGAACCTGACGGATGCTGACATCGATGGGATCCTGGCGTATATCGATCAGGCTAGTGCACCTGCACAAGCTACGGTAGGCGGAGCAGGTGAAGCGCAGGCTCGCGGGGGTGGTGGTGCCTCGGCTGAAAATGGTGATGGTTCAATTTCGGGTCCATCGGAGCTGTTCACCTTTGTTCTGGTTGCGCTGCTAATTGTTATGCTTCTGGTGCTTGGTGTGCTCCTGGTTATTGTGACGATTCTGTCGCGGGCTGTTACTCCCGTTACAACAGAAGGTGTACAGACGACGGCACCGTTGGCTCAGCGTCTCAAGGAAGGGCTGTCAAGCGCGTTTAACAACTCAACCCTTCGTTCGATAGTGATCTGGCTGTTCATTCTGATTGCAACCAAAGAATCGTTTGACGGTCTTTACAGCATCGGTATTCAGCAGGGTTACGCGCCTAAACAGCCTATTGCTTACTCTCACAAGTTACACGCCGGTCAGTATAAAATTGATTGTAACTACTGCCACGTAGGCGTTAATAAAGGTAAATCTGCAACGATTCCATCGGCCAATATTTGTATGAACTGCCACGGCGTCATTAAGAAAGAGTCGCCGGAGATTCAGAAGATTTACGCAGCTATTGAGCAAAATCGCCCAATTGAATGGATACGGGTGCACAACTTGCCTGATCTGGCTTACTTCAACCACGCGCAGCACGTAAACGTTGGTAACGTACAGTGCCAGACCTGCCACGGCGAAATTGAAAAGATGGAAGTAGTGGAACAGCGTTCATCGTTAACGATGGGGTGGTGTATTGACTGCCACCGGAAAACCGAAGTGAACACCAAAGACAATGCCTATTACGATAAGCTTGTAGCTCTGCACCGGAAAGAAAGCAAAGAGCCGCTTAAAGTAGCGAATATCGGCGGTCTTGAATGTTCAAAATGCCACTATTAA